The following proteins are co-located in the Pseudomonas synxantha genome:
- a CDS encoding DUF1641 domain-containing protein, which yields MDVADTLPGHNAGLEALLTKLQPLLDSGRMDNVVDVLALVSDLVDMLDGAMVEKLALLFEQATAVSWNVGNAARMATAQTQAEETPPSLYGLLSLLREPDTRRGVALVLRTLNVLGRQL from the coding sequence ATGGATGTTGCTGATACGTTGCCCGGGCATAACGCCGGGCTTGAGGCGTTGCTTACCAAGCTACAACCGCTGCTGGACAGTGGCCGTATGGACAATGTTGTCGATGTGCTGGCGTTGGTGTCCGACCTGGTGGACATGCTCGATGGCGCCATGGTGGAGAAACTGGCGCTGCTGTTTGAACAGGCCACGGCTGTGTCCTGGAACGTCGGCAACGCGGCGCGCATGGCCACGGCGCAGACCCAGGCTGAAGAGACTCCGCCCAGCCTCTATGGCTTGCTGTCGTTGCTGCGTGAGCCAGACACCCGGCGCGGTGTGGCGCTGGTACTCAGGACATTGAACGTCCTCGGCCGGCAATTGTGA
- a CDS encoding Hsp70 family protein, whose amino-acid sequence MKNPSPARACGIDFGTSNSTVGWIRPGEETLIALEDDKITLPSVVFFNFEERRPVYGRLALHEYLENYEGRLMRSLKSLLGSKLIKHDTSVLGTAMPFTDLLALFIGQLKSRAEATAGREFEEVVLGRPVFFVDDDPMADQEAENTLVDVARKIGFKDISFQYEPIAAAFDYESTIEQEELVLIVDIGGGTSDFSLVRLSPDRRHNDNRQSDILATGGVHIGGTDFDKQLSLAGIMPLFGYGSRMKSGAYMPTSHHMNLATWHTINSVYSQKSQLALGSMRYDIEDTGGIDRLFKLIEQRAGHWLAMEVEETKIQLTHEDNRHVLLDRVEPGLSVDLSRTLFESAIDGLLERVRNSVTQLLNDASVDVAQVDTVFFTGGSSGIPALRHSISAMLPNARHVEGNIFGSIGSGLAIEASKRYGS is encoded by the coding sequence ATGAAAAACCCATCCCCAGCCCGTGCCTGCGGTATCGACTTCGGCACGTCCAACTCCACCGTCGGCTGGATCCGCCCCGGCGAGGAGACGCTTATTGCGCTGGAGGACGACAAGATCACCTTGCCGTCGGTGGTGTTCTTCAACTTCGAGGAGCGTCGCCCGGTGTATGGCCGCCTGGCCCTGCACGAATACCTGGAAAACTACGAAGGCCGGCTGATGCGCTCGCTCAAGAGCCTGCTGGGTTCCAAGCTGATCAAGCACGACACCAGCGTATTGGGCACGGCCATGCCGTTTACTGACCTGCTGGCGCTGTTTATCGGCCAACTCAAGAGCCGCGCCGAGGCCACCGCCGGCCGTGAGTTCGAGGAAGTGGTACTGGGCCGCCCGGTGTTCTTCGTCGATGACGACCCGATGGCCGACCAGGAAGCCGAGAACACCCTGGTAGACGTGGCGCGCAAGATCGGCTTCAAGGACATCTCGTTCCAGTACGAACCGATTGCGGCAGCATTCGACTACGAGTCCACCATCGAGCAAGAAGAGCTTGTATTGATCGTCGACATCGGCGGCGGTACCTCCGACTTCTCCTTGGTGCGCCTGTCCCCGGACCGCCGTCACAACGACAACCGCCAGAGCGACATCCTCGCCACCGGCGGCGTGCACATCGGCGGTACCGACTTCGACAAGCAACTGTCCCTGGCCGGCATAATGCCGCTATTCGGCTATGGCAGCCGCATGAAAAGCGGTGCCTACATGCCCACCAGCCACCACATGAACCTGGCTACCTGGCACACCATCAACTCGGTGTACTCGCAGAAATCCCAACTGGCCCTGGGCAGCATGCGCTACGACATCGAAGACACCGGCGGCATCGACCGCCTGTTCAAGCTGATCGAACAGCGCGCCGGGCACTGGCTGGCGATGGAAGTTGAAGAGACCAAGATCCAGCTGACCCACGAAGACAACCGCCATGTGCTGCTGGATCGGGTCGAGCCGGGGTTGAGCGTGGATTTGAGTCGCACCTTGTTCGAATCCGCCATCGACGGCCTGCTCGAGCGTGTGCGCAACAGCGTGACCCAGTTGCTGAATGATGCTTCGGTAGACGTGGCCCAGGTGGACACCGTGTTCTTTACCGGTGGTTCCAGCGGCATCCCGGCACTGCGCCACAGCATCTCGGCAATGCTGCCGAATGCGCGGCATGTGGAAGGCAATATCTTCGGCAGTATCGGCAGCGGTCTGGCGATTGAGGCCAGCAAGCGCTACGGCAGCTGA
- a CDS encoding DnaJ C-terminal domain-containing protein, with the protein MDFKDYYKILGVEPTANDKEIKAAYRKLARKYHPDVSKEKDAEAKFKDASEAYEALKSADKRAEYDELRKYGQHGQPFQGPPGWQSRGGFGGGGAGTEDFSDFFSSIFGGRGDAFGGGQRRPAGRKGQDVEMQLTVHLEETLSTESKQINFQVPQYDASGRHVSNTTKSLNVKIPAGVADGERIRLKGQGAPGIGGGANGDLYLIIKFAPHPKFEVDGENLIINLPLAPWELALGAEVAVPTLTGKINLKVPAGSQNGQRMRAKGHGLSNKAGQRGYLFVQLKAVMPKTSDEEVKQLWQALAQKAAFNPREHF; encoded by the coding sequence ATGGATTTCAAAGATTACTACAAGATTCTGGGTGTAGAGCCGACGGCCAATGATAAGGAAATCAAGGCCGCCTATCGCAAGCTCGCACGCAAATATCACCCCGATGTCAGCAAGGAAAAAGACGCCGAAGCGAAATTCAAGGATGCGTCCGAAGCCTATGAGGCGCTTAAAAGTGCCGACAAGCGCGCCGAGTACGATGAGCTGCGCAAATACGGCCAGCACGGCCAACCGTTCCAGGGGCCACCGGGCTGGCAGAGCCGTGGTGGGTTCGGCGGTGGCGGCGCGGGTACCGAGGACTTTTCCGATTTCTTCAGCTCGATATTCGGTGGTCGTGGCGACGCTTTCGGTGGCGGCCAGCGCCGTCCTGCGGGACGCAAGGGTCAGGACGTGGAGATGCAACTGACGGTGCACCTCGAGGAAACGCTGTCCACCGAGTCCAAGCAGATCAACTTCCAGGTGCCGCAATACGACGCCTCGGGCCGTCACGTCAGCAACACCACCAAGAGCCTGAACGTGAAGATCCCGGCCGGTGTGGCCGACGGCGAGCGCATCCGCCTCAAGGGGCAGGGCGCACCGGGTATCGGTGGCGGCGCCAATGGCGACCTGTACCTGATCATCAAGTTTGCGCCGCACCCCAAGTTTGAAGTGGATGGTGAAAACCTGATCATCAATTTGCCCCTGGCGCCGTGGGAACTGGCGTTGGGCGCGGAAGTGGCGGTGCCGACGCTCACCGGCAAGATCAACCTCAAGGTGCCCGCCGGCAGCCAGAATGGACAGCGTATGCGCGCCAAGGGTCATGGCTTGTCGAACAAGGCCGGGCAGCGCGGTTATCTGTTCGTGCAGCTCAAGGCGGTCATGCCGAAGACGAGCGACGAAGAGGTGAAGCAATTGTGGCAAGCGCTGGCGCAGAAAGCCGCGTTCAACCCGCGTGAGCATTTTTGA
- a CDS encoding NEL-type E3 ubiquitin ligase domain-containing protein: MSEQPVTPTPEGTFNVDLRGVHYNFLKERVPAWFNQATTQRQQELADHELELPSWYLSATAQQKADLADSHNRYREALNQVEEHLGQIEDVLAFAEPLLKDAIKTRFKMELDVRNVYFARKYGFKSRDDLYGAFVFDQQGDPAQRYEYRGVSLLEAALANFAPDEEKANACADCQVITTWSAFDSEIIPTPSVVQAHALAIPAHEFAQLCRSLDLGKLYQQHIKDIVRPTDDSQRSALERQLEEHQRQQLALSAEVAVQTREWGISADAYRMLKQVIKDPASASLDSKPVTFAALKIFGSVLVGPLLIGPERKDSDQVERLVVFIPNDPQQPLKEYASSGDFMADLRTRLHSASYRRFFSRFVPQREQGAFFQHFNRLYKPANGNGAAGDYPLAVKPARLPLDELAIGAGLWQPLREAQVRKILADARAVAVPTGDEDRQARLDRLASYLDAVISAFNLAAFVVPGLGPIMLAVAVLQMCAEGFEGIEAYEQGDLKTMWAHFASVALNAAFLKVGAKVLPEIKLASVVDNLKPVALPDGKQLLWNPDLTPYKVQAQLPLDAKPDALGLYPYKGQTLLPHEGDHYQVRQEPETGRYRIQHPGRPGAYEPLLEHNHAGAWSHEVEEPLTWDLPTLIRRLGLQQRGLDSDTLEQARLASGVEEDTLRQSFVEHEPVPLVLEDALQHFKAHQDLTRFVEQMRSNDPVLYAQADPALQLQIMQRGGMLPVDTALRVLSDGGRVLWTQEASATVPRRVAVVTEDQLARGELLNEVLHTLQGVDPQLAAIPGRPEESLTVRAAKVREFIATIVDTFKGSLVEERYRALNASDDPDVGLVQGTYPRLPASMAAELLTSMTAEQRQVFRRSGLLPEVQREQARWFEQETRVSRAYEGLHLDTLADLDSQRLALRTLETLPGWRRGTRVELRQYTPEGTLLDAIGSPDSTNRKTLVLKPSGLFDAPMPRDFYTAAWDQLSSVERQALGFTDALQMKAAITRSPLPRQPLRTVLLEHPLRKPTVEPGLRLLGGGRGLRRLLERVTGPSQAAAKARAQVLYPSMADDELTTFIQSLGTDVRGGLARREAELQTLEKELAAWVQTQTHSAMPQVQAPAYRASQEILRAWRRMGTGTLRLLMNDHLELPALSADFSHVQRLDLFGVKWSSSADTFLKTFTGLKDLSIRKSGLTELPDAIGHMRNLTSLDLSANHIRLTPQSARMLSGLGELETLRLTSNRLGLAPDFSGMPRLKQLNLRAAQLEQWPAGLTACPDLEVVDLSHNLLREVPAQYLDPAPGQLEETARLNGVTLLEGNPFPPDYWQQFDNYWKRLVEARSPVVSSARDGAFDSGNPRLAKIRRMYPNKRTYEARAWVWLMREEADVTLARLEAQFNTLERQLNAWTFSGGGERQRYVRAGERQINADNLDDRFQAQHRILACWRQETPQKLSNDGQPIGLELDLSGLTLPSLPDLDVDFSHVGSLKLSNMQLSASPEGFLARFRHLRWLDLSHNQLRALPPALGEMPNLTRLFLNDNQIRLSAETAQILSERVTLRALWLHRNVLGLAPDFSRITDMRSLVLNGAGLDHWPQGLAEQPNLDQVDLRNNNISTIPAAVIAPPDALLAQTARVNRVTSVAGNPLTPDTLQQVRDYNQRLEQAGLASTDDPNLLVTTALNIRAPAVTDAGAQQSFLRWSQDLPVEQVATRRAQWLALRNEEGAGPFFDILNRLESAGPGHADLQRRVWEVIDSISENTSSSDSHRKELFDRAGEPGCCDLAAFSFSNLETLTLVYRASTQAAGQMQGVQLSSLSKGLFRLHEVDKIASADIQRSEAIVNDSSVSMSDKLPHTQRLAEEVEIRLAYRFGLKDRLQLPGQPQKVRFTSMGGVTPAMLEAAYEKVIALDNSVEEFQALLSREFWKDYVTHKYRAQFDRLSEPYQQQLAALHDQRVAEAVSETVYKAQADELQARLVIEESQLIEALSRQEIAEVLLPRGPLEGLVELGAGPASGLQLSQARTIELDGKRYFVASMPDARDGEYYILWVQAPENPFALVSSGIVAKPDIDGAWIRRGSAGGMRSGSSSDELEDASESMPVDHYTATELGAMKREVHFTQLRNVPGSYDRVNNGRYPLRDLQGKPMRIRKLQREVVTESGVKYSSEQIKPYIQFEGYEKVAARYDEKLQQRLFTAQDMQVPEEKALIGQSMVVANRRIAKGEILGVYGGTVLPSQVGSPGGQTYVILAGARPTPGKTGMEPIEISGDNILSRINTHFEYDANGKPIRQAASGYNVEGVGFDVEVEEGQGTKNARRNMILTAVFATEDIPAGVELRMDYQYSEGMIATLFA, from the coding sequence ATGTCAGAGCAACCCGTCACTCCGACCCCCGAAGGTACGTTCAACGTTGACCTTCGGGGCGTGCACTACAACTTCCTCAAGGAACGTGTGCCCGCCTGGTTCAACCAGGCCACCACCCAGCGCCAGCAAGAGCTCGCCGATCACGAACTGGAACTGCCCAGCTGGTACCTGAGCGCTACGGCCCAGCAAAAGGCCGACCTGGCCGACAGTCATAACCGTTACCGTGAAGCCTTGAACCAGGTAGAAGAGCACCTGGGCCAGATCGAGGACGTGCTGGCGTTTGCCGAGCCGCTGCTCAAGGACGCGATCAAGACCCGCTTCAAAATGGAACTGGACGTCAGGAACGTCTATTTCGCACGCAAGTACGGGTTCAAGAGTCGCGACGACTTGTACGGCGCCTTTGTCTTCGATCAGCAAGGCGACCCGGCCCAGCGCTATGAATACCGCGGCGTTTCCCTGCTGGAAGCGGCTCTGGCCAACTTCGCGCCTGACGAAGAGAAGGCCAATGCCTGCGCGGATTGCCAGGTGATTACCACCTGGAGTGCCTTCGACAGCGAAATCATTCCGACCCCTAGCGTGGTCCAGGCGCATGCCCTCGCCATTCCTGCCCATGAATTTGCCCAACTGTGCCGCAGCCTGGATCTCGGCAAGCTGTATCAGCAACACATCAAAGACATCGTCCGACCCACGGATGACAGCCAGCGCAGCGCATTGGAGCGCCAGCTTGAAGAGCACCAGCGCCAGCAGTTGGCGTTGAGTGCCGAGGTGGCGGTGCAAACGCGGGAGTGGGGGATCAGTGCTGACGCCTATCGCATGCTCAAGCAGGTCATCAAGGACCCCGCCAGCGCGAGCCTGGACAGCAAGCCGGTGACCTTTGCGGCGCTGAAGATATTTGGCAGCGTGTTAGTCGGCCCGTTGCTGATCGGCCCTGAGCGCAAAGACAGTGACCAGGTCGAGCGCCTGGTGGTCTTCATCCCCAATGACCCCCAGCAGCCACTCAAGGAATATGCCTCCAGCGGCGACTTCATGGCCGACCTCAGGACACGGCTGCACAGCGCTTCCTACCGGCGGTTTTTCAGCCGCTTCGTGCCCCAGCGTGAACAGGGGGCGTTCTTTCAGCATTTCAATCGGCTCTACAAGCCCGCCAACGGCAATGGCGCGGCGGGTGATTACCCATTGGCCGTCAAGCCCGCGCGATTGCCCCTGGATGAGCTGGCGATCGGCGCCGGTCTCTGGCAGCCGCTGCGCGAGGCCCAGGTGCGCAAGATCCTTGCCGACGCCCGCGCCGTGGCCGTGCCCACCGGCGACGAAGATCGCCAGGCCCGACTCGACCGGCTGGCCAGTTACCTGGATGCCGTGATCAGCGCATTTAACCTCGCCGCTTTTGTGGTGCCAGGGCTGGGGCCGATCATGCTGGCGGTGGCGGTGCTGCAGATGTGCGCAGAGGGCTTTGAAGGTATCGAGGCCTATGAGCAAGGCGACTTGAAGACGATGTGGGCACATTTCGCCAGCGTGGCCCTGAACGCGGCCTTTCTTAAGGTCGGCGCCAAGGTACTGCCCGAGATCAAGCTGGCGAGCGTGGTGGATAACCTCAAGCCGGTCGCCCTGCCCGACGGTAAACAGCTTCTGTGGAACCCCGACCTGACCCCCTATAAGGTGCAGGCCCAATTGCCCCTGGATGCCAAGCCCGATGCCCTGGGCCTCTACCCGTATAAAGGGCAGACGTTGCTGCCCCATGAAGGTGACCACTATCAGGTCCGCCAGGAACCCGAGACCGGGCGATACCGTATCCAGCATCCTGGCCGTCCTGGCGCTTATGAGCCGCTGCTGGAACATAACCATGCCGGCGCCTGGAGTCATGAAGTCGAGGAGCCGCTGACCTGGGACCTGCCGACCCTGATCCGTCGCCTGGGCCTGCAACAGCGCGGGCTCGACAGCGACACTCTGGAGCAGGCCCGCCTCGCCAGTGGTGTCGAGGAAGACACCTTGCGCCAAAGCTTCGTCGAGCATGAGCCGGTGCCCTTGGTGCTCGAAGACGCCCTCCAGCACTTCAAGGCCCATCAGGACCTGACCCGTTTCGTCGAGCAGATGCGCAGCAACGACCCGGTGCTCTACGCCCAGGCCGACCCGGCGCTGCAATTGCAAATCATGCAGCGGGGTGGGATGTTGCCCGTGGATACCGCCTTGCGTGTCTTGAGTGACGGCGGCCGCGTGCTATGGACGCAAGAAGCCTCTGCCACTGTGCCCAGGCGCGTAGCCGTGGTCACTGAAGACCAGTTGGCCCGTGGTGAGTTACTCAATGAGGTGTTGCACACCTTGCAAGGCGTCGACCCACAGCTGGCGGCGATTCCCGGGCGTCCCGAAGAGTCCTTGACGGTGCGGGCTGCCAAGGTGCGCGAGTTCATCGCCACTATCGTCGATACATTCAAGGGCTCGCTGGTCGAAGAGCGCTACCGGGCGTTGAACGCGAGCGATGACCCTGACGTGGGGCTGGTCCAAGGCACTTACCCCAGGCTACCGGCGTCGATGGCCGCCGAGTTGCTCACCAGCATGACCGCGGAACAACGGCAGGTCTTTCGCCGCAGCGGCCTACTGCCCGAGGTGCAGCGTGAGCAGGCGCGTTGGTTCGAGCAGGAAACCCGAGTATCGCGGGCTTACGAAGGGCTGCACTTGGACACACTTGCTGACCTGGACAGCCAACGCCTGGCCCTGCGCACCCTGGAAACCTTGCCCGGCTGGCGACGGGGCACGCGCGTGGAACTGCGCCAGTATACTCCCGAAGGCACCCTGCTCGACGCCATCGGTTCGCCGGACTCGACGAACCGCAAGACCCTGGTGCTCAAACCCAGCGGTTTGTTCGACGCGCCCATGCCCAGGGATTTCTACACCGCGGCCTGGGACCAACTGTCCAGCGTGGAGCGCCAGGCCCTGGGCTTCACCGATGCCCTGCAAATGAAGGCCGCGATCACTCGATCTCCGCTGCCGCGCCAGCCGCTGCGCACGGTGTTGCTGGAGCACCCGCTGCGCAAGCCGACCGTTGAGCCGGGGCTGCGCCTGCTCGGTGGCGGGCGCGGTCTGCGCCGGTTGCTGGAGCGTGTGACGGGGCCTTCGCAGGCAGCGGCAAAAGCCCGGGCCCAGGTCTTGTATCCCTCCATGGCCGATGACGAACTGACGACGTTTATCCAATCCTTGGGCACGGATGTGCGCGGCGGGCTGGCGCGCCGCGAAGCTGAGCTACAGACGCTGGAGAAGGAGTTGGCGGCGTGGGTGCAAACCCAAACCCATTCGGCAATGCCACAGGTCCAAGCCCCGGCCTATCGCGCCTCCCAGGAAATTCTGCGGGCCTGGCGTCGTATGGGTACAGGCACCCTGCGCTTGCTGATGAATGACCATCTGGAACTGCCGGCATTGAGCGCTGACTTCAGCCATGTGCAGAGACTTGATCTGTTTGGGGTCAAGTGGTCGAGTAGTGCGGACACTTTCCTTAAGACATTTACGGGCCTCAAAGATCTGAGCATTCGAAAAAGTGGCCTCACGGAGTTGCCCGACGCCATCGGCCACATGCGCAACCTGACTTCGCTGGACCTGAGCGCCAACCACATTCGCCTCACCCCCCAAAGCGCCCGGATGCTCAGTGGCCTGGGCGAACTTGAAACACTGCGGCTAACCAGCAACCGCTTGGGCCTTGCCCCGGATTTCAGTGGCATGCCGCGCTTGAAGCAACTGAACCTGAGAGCCGCGCAACTGGAGCAGTGGCCTGCAGGACTGACCGCGTGCCCCGATCTGGAGGTGGTCGACCTGAGCCATAACCTGTTGCGCGAGGTGCCCGCGCAATACCTCGACCCGGCTCCGGGGCAGCTCGAAGAAACTGCCCGACTCAATGGTGTCACCTTGCTTGAGGGCAACCCGTTCCCGCCTGATTACTGGCAGCAGTTCGATAACTATTGGAAACGCCTGGTGGAGGCCCGGTCGCCGGTGGTGTCAAGTGCTCGCGACGGCGCGTTCGACAGTGGCAACCCCAGGCTGGCAAAGATTCGGCGTATGTACCCGAACAAGCGCACGTACGAGGCGAGGGCGTGGGTTTGGCTGATGCGCGAGGAAGCCGATGTGACGTTGGCCAGGCTTGAAGCGCAATTTAATACCCTGGAGCGACAGTTGAATGCCTGGACGTTTTCGGGGGGCGGAGAACGCCAGCGTTATGTGCGGGCGGGCGAACGGCAAATCAACGCCGATAACCTGGACGATCGCTTCCAGGCCCAGCATCGGATCCTCGCCTGCTGGCGCCAAGAGACCCCGCAAAAGCTCAGCAATGACGGGCAGCCGATTGGCCTGGAGCTGGATTTGAGTGGGTTGACCCTGCCGAGCTTGCCGGACCTGGATGTGGATTTCAGCCATGTAGGCTCGCTGAAACTGAGCAATATGCAGCTCAGTGCCTCGCCGGAGGGCTTCCTTGCGCGCTTTCGGCATCTGCGCTGGCTGGACCTGTCCCACAACCAGTTGCGCGCATTGCCGCCGGCCCTGGGGGAAATGCCCAACCTGACCCGGCTGTTCCTGAATGACAACCAGATCCGCCTGAGCGCCGAGACGGCGCAGATCCTATCGGAACGAGTCACGTTGCGTGCGCTCTGGCTGCATCGCAACGTGCTGGGCCTGGCGCCGGACTTCAGCCGTATCACCGACATGCGTTCCCTCGTCCTGAACGGCGCGGGTCTTGATCACTGGCCGCAGGGTTTGGCCGAGCAACCCAACCTGGACCAAGTAGACCTGCGCAATAACAACATCAGCACTATTCCGGCTGCGGTCATTGCTCCGCCTGACGCGCTACTGGCGCAGACAGCACGGGTCAATCGCGTGACGTCGGTCGCTGGCAACCCCTTGACCCCGGACACCCTGCAACAGGTCAGGGACTACAACCAGCGGCTTGAGCAGGCGGGCCTGGCGTCAACGGATGACCCGAACCTGTTGGTAACCACCGCGCTGAATATTCGCGCCCCGGCAGTGACGGACGCTGGTGCCCAGCAGTCATTCCTGCGCTGGTCCCAGGACTTGCCGGTGGAACAAGTGGCAACCAGGAGGGCTCAGTGGCTGGCATTGCGCAACGAGGAGGGCGCCGGCCCGTTCTTCGACATCCTCAACCGTCTCGAATCGGCCGGCCCTGGCCATGCCGACTTGCAACGCCGGGTCTGGGAGGTGATCGACAGCATCAGTGAAAACACCTCGAGTTCAGACAGCCACCGCAAGGAGCTGTTCGACCGCGCGGGCGAGCCAGGTTGCTGTGACCTTGCTGCGTTCTCCTTCAGCAATCTGGAAACCCTGACGCTGGTCTACAGGGCAAGCACCCAGGCCGCAGGGCAGATGCAAGGTGTGCAACTGTCGAGTCTCTCCAAGGGGCTGTTCCGTCTGCACGAAGTCGACAAGATCGCCTCGGCGGATATCCAGCGCAGCGAGGCCATCGTCAATGATTCGTCTGTGTCGATGAGCGATAAGTTGCCCCATACCCAACGCCTGGCGGAAGAAGTGGAGATCCGGCTGGCCTATCGCTTCGGCCTCAAGGACCGGCTGCAATTGCCGGGGCAGCCGCAGAAGGTCAGGTTCACCAGCATGGGCGGGGTTACCCCAGCGATGCTGGAGGCCGCCTACGAAAAAGTCATCGCCCTGGACAACTCCGTCGAGGAGTTCCAGGCCCTGTTGTCCCGCGAGTTCTGGAAGGACTATGTGACGCATAAATACCGGGCGCAATTTGATCGGCTCAGCGAGCCCTACCAGCAGCAACTGGCTGCCCTGCATGACCAGCGTGTGGCCGAGGCGGTGTCAGAGACGGTCTATAAGGCCCAGGCCGATGAGTTGCAGGCCCGGCTGGTGATCGAGGAAAGCCAATTGATCGAGGCCTTGAGCCGGCAGGAAATAGCCGAGGTACTGTTGCCACGTGGCCCCCTTGAAGGGTTAGTCGAGCTTGGCGCGGGTCCTGCCTCCGGGTTGCAGCTCAGCCAGGCGCGCACCATCGAGCTGGATGGCAAGCGGTACTTTGTCGCGAGCATGCCCGATGCCCGGGATGGCGAGTACTACATATTGTGGGTGCAGGCGCCGGAGAATCCATTTGCCCTGGTCAGCAGCGGCATCGTCGCCAAGCCCGATATCGACGGCGCATGGATACGCAGGGGCTCGGCGGGCGGCATGCGGTCCGGCAGTTCCAGCGATGAACTTGAAGATGCATCCGAGTCCATGCCGGTGGACCACTACACGGCAACTGAACTGGGCGCCATGAAGCGCGAGGTGCATTTCACCCAACTGCGCAATGTACCGGGCAGTTATGACCGGGTTAACAACGGCAGGTACCCGCTTCGAGATCTACAGGGCAAACCCATGCGTATCCGAAAACTGCAGAGAGAAGTCGTGACCGAATCGGGTGTCAAGTACAGCTCTGAGCAGATCAAGCCTTACATCCAGTTTGAAGGCTACGAGAAGGTGGCGGCGCGTTATGACGAGAAGCTGCAGCAGCGACTGTTCACTGCGCAGGATATGCAGGTGCCCGAGGAAAAGGCGCTGATCGGGCAGTCCATGGTGGTGGCCAACCGGCGTATTGCCAAAGGTGAAATCCTCGGCGTCTACGGCGGCACCGTGCTGCCCTCTCAGGTTGGCAGTCCCGGCGGGCAGACCTATGTGATCCTGGCAGGTGCCAGGCCGACTCCTGGAAAAACGGGCATGGAGCCCATTGAAATTTCGGGGGACAACATCCTCTCCAGGATCAATACCCACTTTGAATATGACGCCAACGGCAAACCCATACGCCAGGCCGCCAGCGGCTACAACGTCGAAGGGGTAGGGTTCGACGTTGAAGTGGAGGAAGGGCAGGGCACGAAGAACGCAAGGCGCAATATGATCCTGACGGCGGTATTTGCCACTGAAGATATCCCGGCGGGTGTCGAGCTGCGCATGGATTACCAATACAGCGAAGGCATGATCGCGACACTGTTTGCGTAG